The region ATGAGATCGTCAACGACAAGAACCTCGCCTACTCGTTCATCCTCATGAACGAGGGCTACCCCTGCATCTTCTGGTACGACTACTACAACCTCGGCCTCAACCGCCCAGGAACGCCAAACGGAATCGACGCCCTCATCGACGCACATCATCGCTACGTCGGAGGTGAAGCCTGCATCCTCCACGCCGACCCCGATCTCTACATCCTGCAGCGCGGTGGCTTCGAAGGTAAGACCGGCTGCATCTATGTCCTCAACAACCTCGGCGACAAGTGGTCCGGCACCGCCGTCAAAACACAGTGGCACAACCGGAAGTTCAAACCCGTAGCCTGGGATGGCCACGATGTCGCCCACCCCGACGAACGCACCACCGACGGAGAGGGCAACGCCGAGTTCCCCGCACCACCTCGCGGCTACTGTGTCTATGCCCCAGTCTTCGAGTGATCGTTAGAGGAGGGGAATCATTGCAGGGAATGCAAAGAATTGCCCCTGAGAGTCAAGAGAGGGCTACATCACCCGAGCCATGTGTCATTCCGAGCGAAGCCGAGGAATCTGCTTTTCTTCGCAGGATGCTCGTGCCAACACCCTTGCCCCGCACAGACAACACCGCCCGAATGCTATCCTTAACCTATGAAATTCGGCGTTCTGGTCTTCCCGGGCTCCAACTGCGATCACGACACATTCAACGTCATCGAGAACCTCATCGAGCAGCCCGTCACCTTCCTGTGGCATGCCTCTGAGGACCTTGAAGGCTGCGATGCCATCCTGGTTCCAGGCGGCTTCTCCTACGGCGACTATCTCCGTACTGGAGCCATCGCGAAGTTCGCTCCGGTCATGCAGTCCGTCATCAAGTTCGCGAACGATGGCGGGCTCGTTTTCGGCATTTGCAATGGCTTCCAGATCCTCTGCGAATCGGGACTGCTTCCCGGCGCCCTGATGCGCAACGCCAATCAGCACTACATCTGCAAGCAGATTCATCTGCGCACCGAGACCGCCGACTCTCCCTTTACCCATGGAATCAAGCGTGGCCGCGTGCTGCAGATGCCCATCGGCCACATGGAAGGCAACTACGTCTGCGACGCGGAGACGCTGGCAAAGCTCAGGACGGAAGACCGCATCGCCTTCCGCTACTGCACACCCGAAGGAAAAATTACTCCGGACGCCAACCCGAACGGATCGCTCGAAAATATCGCCGGTGTACTGAATGAGGGCCGCAATGTGTTGGGAATGATGCCCCATCCCGATCGCTCCAGCGAAGGTCTGCTGGGATCAGCCGATGGCCTGCTGCTCTTTCGTTCCATGGTAGACTCCCTCGCGCTGACGCGATAACCACGCATTCCGCAACAAGCAGAGTACTCAACGGACAGCGATGATCGATATCCACCATCATCTTCTCTGGGATCAGGACGACGGCTCAAACAGTTTGGAGCTGTCCCTTGAGATGGCGCAGATAGCTGCGGACGACGGCATCACTCACATCGCCTGCACTCCGCACTCCAATAGCTACTACGATTACAACCCAGACGTAGTCTCGGCGAAGATCGCAGAACTGCAACAGCATCTTCATCGGGAGAACATTCCCATCACCCTGGGCCGCGGCTGTGATTTTCATACCTCATACGACAACATCCGGCAGGCACACGAAGACCCAATACGCTTTTCGCTGAACAGCGGCAGCTACCTGCTCGTCGAAATCCCGGACCAGCCCCTGCCCCCTTCGCTGGATGAAGTCTTCTACGAGATGCAGCTCGACGGACTGGTTCCCATTCTCACCCACCCCGAACGCAACCTTTCTCTCCAGAAAGACCTGTCCCGCCTCAAAGCCTGGCTGCGCGGCGGCGTGCTGGTTCAGGTGACTGCCGGATCAGTGACCGGAAGAATGGGCAAAACCGCGCAGCGGATCGCCTACGAACTTCTTTCCAAACGCTGGGTTCATTTTCTGGCGACCGACGCCCACAATACGACTTCGCGTCCTCCACGTATGCGCGAGGCCATGGAACTGGTCGCTGAAAAGTATGGCTCCGATTACGCCCACCTGCTCTGTGTCTCCAATCCCCTTGCTGCCTTCACGAACAAACCGCTGCAACCTCAGATGGAAGCCCTGGGCCTCTACGAAGACGAAACCGTCTCGCGCA is a window of Edaphobacter sp. 12200R-103 DNA encoding:
- the purQ gene encoding phosphoribosylformylglycinamidine synthase subunit PurQ; its protein translation is MKFGVLVFPGSNCDHDTFNVIENLIEQPVTFLWHASEDLEGCDAILVPGGFSYGDYLRTGAIAKFAPVMQSVIKFANDGGLVFGICNGFQILCESGLLPGALMRNANQHYICKQIHLRTETADSPFTHGIKRGRVLQMPIGHMEGNYVCDAETLAKLRTEDRIAFRYCTPEGKITPDANPNGSLENIAGVLNEGRNVLGMMPHPDRSSEGLLGSADGLLLFRSMVDSLALTR
- a CDS encoding tyrosine-protein phosphatase, with product MIDIHHHLLWDQDDGSNSLELSLEMAQIAADDGITHIACTPHSNSYYDYNPDVVSAKIAELQQHLHRENIPITLGRGCDFHTSYDNIRQAHEDPIRFSLNSGSYLLVEIPDQPLPPSLDEVFYEMQLDGLVPILTHPERNLSLQKDLSRLKAWLRGGVLVQVTAGSVTGRMGKTAQRIAYELLSKRWVHFLATDAHNTTSRPPRMREAMELVAEKYGSDYAHLLCVSNPLAAFTNKPLQPQMEALGLYEDETVSRTWWQRLFGR